The Chloroflexota bacterium genomic sequence CGCTCTGTCCCCGGACGAATGGAGCCATATCGCGGGATTCATCGCCCGCGGGCTCTTCGATCTTGATGACGTCCGCCCCGAGGCGGGCGAAGAGGAGGCCGCAGCGCGGGCCTGCCTGGTAGCGGCCGAGATCGAGGACGCGGATGCCGGAGAGGGATCCCTTCGCTTTTCGCATGGCGCACATTGTATGTGGAACGGGCGCGGGAGCGTCGTTGCGCCGTGGCTCATTACGCCCGGACGCGCGAACGGATACGACGTCTGGTGCTACAATCGGGGCACTGTATCTCCTGAGGTGCATCGTGAACTACAAGGTGATTTCGACCGACGACCATCTGCAAGAGGCGCCGCATGTGTGGACGGCGCGCATGTCCAAGGCCAAGTGGGGCGAGAATATCCCCCAGATCAAGCGGGACCCGGACAACACGGAGCACTGGTACATCCACGGCCAGAAGATCCGCGGGGGCGGCGTGGCGAACGTGCGGGGCATCATGCCGGTGGGCAAGCCGCCCGTCCGGTGGGAAGATGTGCCGCAGAAGGCCTATGTTCCGAAAGAGCGCGTGAAGGCGATGGACGAGGACGGGGTGGACGTCCACACCTTCTTCGGCAACATCGCCGGGGTGGCGGGCGCGACGCTGAGCAACCCGGAATTCTCGGAGGAGTTCCGCCTGGACGGCATCCGGGCGTACAACGACTTCCAGATCGAGGAGTGGGCGACGCCGTATCCCGGCCGCTTCATCACCCTGGCCAACCTGCCGATGTGGGATGTGAAGCTCGCCGTGGCCGAGGCGCAACGGACGGCCAAGCGAGGCATCAAGGGCATCTCCTTCGCCTTCCCTGAGCAATGGGGTTATCCATCGGTGGCCGACCCTTACTGGGACCCGCTGTGGGCCGCCGCCCAGGAGGCGAACCTCTCCATCAACTTCCACATCGGCTCGGGCGCGAGCATGGGGATGAACAGCAAGACGGCGCCCATCACGACGCAATCGCCGCTGATTCACGTGGCCGTCATCTCGACGCGCTCGATCACCGCGAACGTGGAGGTGATGATCACGATCCTCTTCTCCGGCATCCTGGAGAAGTTCCCGAAGCTGAAGTTCGTCTCTTCGGAGAGCGGCATCGGCTGGGTGCCGTACCTGATGGAGGTGGCGGACCACCAGTGGGAGGCCCAGGCGCTGGGGCCGAAGGGCGCGATGCGGCTGAAGCCGAGCGAGTATTTCAAGCGGCAGTGCTACGTGAACTTCTGGTTCGAAGAGCTGGGCCCGAAGCTGCGCCACACCATCGGCATCAACAACATCATGTGGGAGTCCGACTTCCCCCACGGGACGGGGACGTACCCGAAATCGCGCGAGTACATCGAGAAGTGCATGCACGATTGGACGGCAGAGGAGCGGCAGAAGGTGCTGGTGGACAACGCGCGGAAGGTCTTCAACCTCTAAGGGGCCTGAAGAATCCGCGCACGTCCTGGACGAGGAGCTCCGGCTGCTCAATGGCGGCGAAGTGCCCGCCGCGAGGCATCTCCGTCCAGCGGGTGATGTTGTAGCCGCGCTCGGCGATGCTCCTGGGGGGCTTGATGATTTCCTTGGGGAAGACGGCGACGCCCGTGGGGACTTCCACGCGCTGTCCCGGCGGGACGATAGGCCCGCCGTGGGTATTTTCGTAGTAGAAGCGCACGGAGGAGTTGATAGTTTCCGTGACCCAGTAGATGGTGATGTTGGTGAGGAGCTCATCCTTGGTATAGATGCTCTCCACATCGCCGTTGCAATCGCTCCAGCGCCGGAACTTTTCGACGATCCAGGCCGCGAGGCCGGCAGGGGAGTCGTTGAGCCCGTAGGCGAGGGTCTGGGGCTTTGTTCCCTGGATCTGGGAGTAGGCGGCCTCTTCGGCGCGCCACTTCTCGTAGTCTTTGCGCCAGGCTTCTTCCTCCGGCGAAGGCGTTCCGGTGAAGGCGGCGGCGGCGCGCCCGAGGACCATGTTCAGGTGTATGCCGACGACGTGCTGAGGGTCGCTCAGGCCCAGGCGGGTGGTGACGCCCGCGCCCCAATCGCCGCCCTGGGCGCCATAGCGCGTGTAGCCCAGGCGCTCCCTCATGAGCTTGGCGAAGAGCTCGCCGACGCGCGCGAGGTGCATGCCGCGCTCCGCGGGCCTGTTCGAGAAGCCGTAGCCGGGGAGGGACGGCACGACGACGGTGAAGGCGTCGCTGGGATCGCCGCCGTGGGCGGCGGGATCGGTGAGGAGCGGGATGGCTTTGTAGAACTCGAAGAAGGAGCCGGGCCAGCCGTGGGTGAGGATAAGGGGAAGGGGCTTGGGCCCCTTGCCGCGGAGGTGGACGAAGTGGATGCCGAGGCCGTCCACCTCCTCCTTGAATTGGGGGAGGGAGTTGAGGAGGGCCTGCTGTTTCTTCCAATCGAAGGTCGTGCGCCAGTAGTCGCAGAGCTCCTTGATATAGGCGAGGTTGGCGCCGTAGTCCCAGCCTGCGCCGTGAAGCTCATCGGGCCAGCGCGTCTTGGCGAGGCGGCGCTTGAGGTCCGTGATGACGGGCCCCGGGACGCGGATCTTGAAGCGCTTGAGCTTGGCCATCACTTTTTCAGCTTGTCTAGGAAGGCCTTGCGGAACTTGGCGACCTTGGGCTGGATGATGAAGGCGCAGTAGGTCTGCGCTGGATTATTGCGGTAGTACTGGTTGTGGTAGTCCTCGGCCGGATAGAACTCCTTGAACTTTTCCACCTGGGTCACGATGGGGTTGCCCCAGACCTTCCGCTTGGTGAAATCGGCGACGACCTGCTCCGCCACCTTCTTCTGCTCGTCGCTGTGGCAGAAGACGGCCGAGCGGTAGCGCGTCCCGACGTCCGGTCCCTGGCGGTTCAGCGTGGTCGGGTCGTGGATCGTGAAGAAGACCTCGAGGATCTCCTTGTAGGAGATGACGGTTGGATCATAGGTCAGCTGGACGACTTCGGCGTGGCCGGTCGTCTCGTCGCAGACTTCGAAGTAGGTCGGATCCTTGGTGTGCCCGCCGGAGTAGCCCGATTGCACCTTTTCGACTCCCCGCAACTGCTCGTAGACCGCCTCCAAACACCAGAAACAGCCCCCTGCTAGGGTTGCCAACTCACGTTTTGTGGACATCGCTTGCGATTCGACCGTTCTTTCTAGGATGGAGTCATTGCGCCTTGGATGCGCTGTCAAAGGATCGCGTTCTTCTCCCGCATCGCCTTGATCTGCGCCTCGCTGTAGCCGAGGGACTTCAAGACGGCGTCTGTGTCTTCTCCTTTGATGCCGGCGAACTTGCGAAAGGTTCCCGGCGTTTCCGAGAGCTTAACCGGGAAGCCGACCTGCTTGGCCTTGCCCGCCTGGGGGTGCGTGACCTCCAGGACCATATTGCGGTGCCGGACATGGGGATCGGTGAAGACCTCGGCGAAGTCGAAGATCTTTGTGACGCAGGTATCGGCCCGGCTCATAAGGTCGTGCCACTCATCGGCCGTCTTGGTCAAGAAGGCGGCCTTGAGCGCCGCTTCGATCTCCTGATGTTTGGCCGCATCCTGCTGGTGCGCCACGAGGTCCGGCCTGCCGATGATCTTACCGACGGCATCGAAGAACCAGGGCTCGTTGGCGCCGATGGCGATCCAGCGCCCGTCCTTGCACCGGTAGACGTTGTAGTGGGGAACGCCCCCGGTGAGCCGGTCTTTCCCCGGCTTGGGCTGGAGGCCG encodes the following:
- a CDS encoding amidohydrolase, which produces MPERDPFAFRMAHIVCGTGAGASLRRGSLRPDARTDTTSGATIGALYLLRCIVNYKVISTDDHLQEAPHVWTARMSKAKWGENIPQIKRDPDNTEHWYIHGQKIRGGGVANVRGIMPVGKPPVRWEDVPQKAYVPKERVKAMDEDGVDVHTFFGNIAGVAGATLSNPEFSEEFRLDGIRAYNDFQIEEWATPYPGRFITLANLPMWDVKLAVAEAQRTAKRGIKGISFAFPEQWGYPSVADPYWDPLWAAAQEANLSINFHIGSGASMGMNSKTAPITTQSPLIHVAVISTRSITANVEVMITILFSGILEKFPKLKFVSSESGIGWVPYLMEVADHQWEAQALGPKGAMRLKPSEYFKRQCYVNFWFEELGPKLRHTIGINNIMWESDFPHGTGTYPKSREYIEKCMHDWTAEERQKVLVDNARKVFNL
- a CDS encoding epoxide hydrolase, which codes for MAKLKRFKIRVPGPVITDLKRRLAKTRWPDELHGAGWDYGANLAYIKELCDYWRTTFDWKKQQALLNSLPQFKEEVDGLGIHFVHLRGKGPKPLPLILTHGWPGSFFEFYKAIPLLTDPAAHGGDPSDAFTVVVPSLPGYGFSNRPAERGMHLARVGELFAKLMRERLGYTRYGAQGGDWGAGVTTRLGLSDPQHVVGIHLNMVLGRAAAAFTGTPSPEEEAWRKDYEKWRAEEAAYSQIQGTKPQTLAYGLNDSPAGLAAWIVEKFRRWSDCNGDVESIYTKDELLTNITIYWVTETINSSVRFYYENTHGGPIVPPGQRVEVPTGVAVFPKEIIKPPRSIAERGYNITRWTEMPRGGHFAAIEQPELLVQDVRGFFRPLRG
- the msrA gene encoding peptide-methionine (S)-S-oxide reductase MsrA, encoding MSTKRELATLAGGCFWCLEAVYEQLRGVEKVQSGYSGGHTKDPTYFEVCDETTGHAEVVQLTYDPTVISYKEILEVFFTIHDPTTLNRQGPDVGTRYRSAVFCHSDEQKKVAEQVVADFTKRKVWGNPIVTQVEKFKEFYPAEDYHNQYYRNNPAQTYCAFIIQPKVAKFRKAFLDKLKK